CTCGCTTGCATCCGCCTGCGATTGTGTCTAACCGCTGTGTTCATCGATTCACCCATTTCAAACCATTGATATTCTGATGCGTATTCGAACGTTCCGTGCTCTGCGTCCCGATCCGGACAAGGTAACAGCTATTGCTTCACTTCCCTATGATGTGGTGAAGACCGAAGAAGCCCGCTCACTGGCCGAGGGCAATCCTTTGAGTTTCCTGCGCGTGGTGCGTGCGGAGATCGACTTTCCGAAAGGACAGAATCCCTACGCTGACGAGGTGTATGCCAAGGCTGTTGAAAACCTTCAGAATCTGCGCTTGCAGGGTCATCTCAGGCAGGATCAGGAAGCTGGCCTCTACGTCTATCAACAGCGCATGGGAACGCATGTGCAGCAGGGACTGGTCGCCGTGTGCCATGTGGAGGATTACGAGCAGAACCGCATCAAAAAACACGAAAAGACCCGGCCCGACAAGGAGAACGACCGCACCCGACTGACTTCGGAATTATCCGCGAACTCCGGTCCGGTGTTTCTCACCTATCGCGATGAAGCGCGCATCAACGAACTCGTTGCCGAGGCGGTACAAGGGCAAGCGCTCTATGACTTTACCGCCGTGGACGGCATCC
Above is a genomic segment from Puniceicoccaceae bacterium containing:
- a CDS encoding DUF1015 domain-containing protein; its protein translation is MRIRTFRALRPDPDKVTAIASLPYDVVKTEEARSLAEGNPLSFLRVVRAEIDFPKGQNPYADEVYAKAVENLQNLRLQGHLRQDQEAGLYVYQQRMGTHVQQGLVAVCHVEDYEQNRIKKHEKTRPDKENDRTRLTSELSANSGPVFLTYRDEARINELVAEAVQGQALYDFTAVDGIQHTAWKVEAPQSIVQAFANVQCFYVADGHHRSASAARVGKERRLANPNHTGEEDYNWFLCVLFPASHLKVLPYNRIVQHLNGHSTQQFLEAVERVCAVRKVEHESPAASGRVC